One genomic segment of Pedobacter endophyticus includes these proteins:
- a CDS encoding phospho-sugar mutase — MQSIDQTTQATINQWLNGNYDEQTKSEIQALVDNNATTDLTDAFYKSLEFGTGGLRGIMGAGSNRINKYTIGTATQGLANYLNNKYQGEKISVAIAHDSRNNSDYFAKITADVFSANGIHVYFFEALRPTPELSFAVRHFGCKSGVMLTASHNPKEYNGYKAYGADGGQFTSPDDKLVIDEVNKIKSIDEVKFDRVEANIEMIGADVDKLYLDGIAALSISPEAIKRQHDLKIVYSPIHGTGITLVPKALAQFGFTNVTVVEEQSEPDGNFPTVVYPNPEEKEALTLAMNKAKEIDADLVLATDPDADRVGIAVKDNNGEWVLLNGNQTGSLLINYLLSAWQESGKLDGNQFIVKTIVTSNLIEEIAKKKDVTYYNTLTGFKYIGQLMTELEGKKYFIGGGEESYGYLIGDLVRDKDAVVSAAFISEMTAYYKDKGASLYNALLDMYVEYGLYKEDLVSLTKKGKTGAEEIKAMMVKFRENPPATLGGSKVSVLKDYELSQETDLATGKVTKLDYPTSDVLQFITEDGSIVSARPSGTEPKIKFYCSVNAPLADRSDFAKVNEELGAKIKAVMADLQA, encoded by the coding sequence ATGCAATCAATTGATCAAACAACACAAGCCACAATAAATCAGTGGTTAAACGGAAATTACGACGAACAGACTAAATCTGAAATTCAGGCACTTGTGGATAACAACGCCACTACCGACTTAACTGATGCTTTTTATAAAAGTTTAGAATTTGGTACCGGAGGCTTGCGGGGTATTATGGGTGCGGGCTCAAATCGCATCAATAAATATACTATCGGAACTGCCACTCAGGGACTGGCCAATTATTTGAACAACAAATATCAAGGTGAGAAAATTAGTGTTGCTATTGCACACGACAGTCGCAATAATTCTGATTATTTTGCAAAGATTACGGCCGATGTTTTCTCGGCAAATGGAATTCACGTTTACTTTTTCGAAGCGCTGAGGCCAACTCCCGAACTTTCGTTTGCCGTTCGTCATTTCGGTTGCAAAAGCGGCGTCATGTTAACGGCTTCGCATAACCCTAAAGAATATAATGGCTATAAAGCGTATGGCGCCGATGGCGGCCAGTTTACTTCGCCTGATGACAAACTGGTTATTGATGAAGTAAATAAGATTAAAAGCATCGACGAGGTGAAGTTTGACCGCGTAGAAGCAAATATTGAAATGATTGGTGCAGATGTCGACAAGCTGTATCTGGATGGGATTGCGGCGCTTTCAATTTCGCCAGAAGCAATAAAAAGACAGCACGACCTTAAAATCGTGTACTCACCTATTCACGGAACGGGAATTACGCTGGTACCAAAAGCGTTAGCACAGTTTGGCTTTACTAACGTAACCGTTGTAGAAGAACAAAGTGAACCCGATGGTAATTTCCCGACGGTGGTTTATCCGAACCCAGAGGAAAAAGAAGCTCTGACTTTGGCTATGAACAAAGCAAAAGAAATTGATGCTGATTTGGTTTTGGCAACCGACCCGGATGCAGATCGTGTTGGTATTGCTGTTAAGGACAACAACGGCGAATGGGTTTTACTAAACGGTAACCAAACCGGAAGTTTATTGATTAATTATCTGCTTTCGGCATGGCAAGAAAGCGGAAAGCTAGATGGAAACCAATTTATTGTTAAAACCATTGTTACCTCGAATTTAATCGAGGAAATTGCGAAAAAGAAAGACGTAACTTACTACAATACATTAACAGGTTTCAAATATATCGGGCAGTTAATGACCGAGTTAGAGGGCAAGAAGTATTTTATTGGTGGTGGCGAGGAAAGTTATGGCTACTTAATCGGCGATTTAGTTCGCGATAAGGACGCGGTTGTTTCTGCAGCTTTTATTTCTGAAATGACGGCCTACTATAAAGACAAAGGCGCAAGCTTATATAATGCCTTGTTAGATATGTATGTGGAATACGGCCTCTACAAAGAAGACTTGGTTTCGCTTACCAAAAAAGGTAAAACCGGCGCCGAGGAAATTAAGGCCATGATGGTAAAGTTCCGTGAGAATCCTCCGGCAACGTTGGGCGGCTCGAAAGTTTCGGTGTTGAAAGACTACGAATTGAGTCAGGAAACTGATTTAGCAACAGGAAAAGTTACGAAATTAGATTACCCAACATCAGACGTTTTACAGTTTATAACCGAAGATGGTAGCATTGTTTCTGCCCGCCCGAGCGGTACAGAGCCGAAAATAAAGTTTTATTGCAGCGTAAATGCGCCATTGGCCGATCGCTCTGATTTTGCAAAAGTAAATGAGGAACTAGGCGCTAAAATTAAAGCCGTAATGGCCGATTTGCAGGCTTAG
- a CDS encoding aspartate kinase, giving the protein MKILKFGGTSVGSPERMTKLLDIINPNEEQIVVLSAVSGTTNSLVEIANYFLAGDKKKGSECVENLYQKYKDFVVELLPAAEFQEQGNEVIDYHFGFLAGFANDLFTAIEEKVVLAQGELLSTTLYHIYLKSIGVPSVLLPALDFMKTDDDNEPDIPFTTKHLTPLLAQHADNKLFITQGYICRNSFGEVDNLRRGGSDYTASLLGAAIMAEEVQIWTDIDGMHNNDPRIVKGTKPIAQLSFDEAAELAYFGAKILHPQSVFPAQKYKIPVRLLNTMEPSASGTLITHDSEKGKIKSIAAKDGITAIRIQSSRMLLAYGFLRRVFEVFERYKTPIDMITTSEVAVSLTIDEVGNLPQIIEELESFGKVEVDTNHSIVCVVGDFGSEKHGFASRVLEGLKHIPIRMISYGGSNYNVSLLILSEYKTEALRSLHNRLFE; this is encoded by the coding sequence ATGAAAATATTAAAATTTGGGGGTACATCTGTTGGTAGTCCCGAGCGCATGACGAAGTTGTTGGATATCATTAATCCAAATGAAGAACAAATTGTGGTTTTGTCGGCCGTGTCTGGCACCACCAATAGTTTGGTAGAAATTGCCAATTATTTTTTAGCTGGAGATAAGAAGAAGGGAAGCGAGTGCGTTGAAAATTTGTATCAAAAATATAAGGATTTTGTTGTTGAGTTGTTGCCCGCCGCAGAATTTCAGGAGCAGGGAAATGAAGTAATCGATTATCACTTTGGCTTCTTGGCGGGGTTCGCCAACGATCTTTTTACGGCAATTGAAGAAAAAGTGGTGCTGGCCCAAGGCGAATTGTTGTCGACAACGCTTTACCATATTTATCTAAAATCTATCGGTGTACCTTCGGTTTTGTTGCCCGCACTGGATTTTATGAAAACTGATGACGATAACGAGCCTGATATTCCTTTTACAACGAAGCATTTAACGCCGCTTTTGGCGCAACATGCAGATAATAAGCTCTTTATTACGCAAGGCTATATTTGCCGCAACAGTTTTGGCGAGGTTGATAACCTGCGCCGCGGCGGAAGCGATTATACGGCATCGTTGTTGGGCGCAGCAATTATGGCTGAAGAGGTTCAAATTTGGACGGACATTGACGGAATGCACAACAACGACCCGCGAATTGTAAAGGGTACTAAGCCAATTGCGCAACTTTCGTTCGATGAAGCGGCAGAATTGGCTTACTTCGGTGCGAAGATCTTGCATCCGCAATCTGTTTTTCCGGCGCAGAAATATAAAATTCCGGTTCGTTTGCTAAACACAATGGAGCCATCGGCATCGGGTACTTTGATTACTCACGATAGCGAAAAGGGAAAAATTAAATCTATTGCCGCAAAAGATGGTATTACGGCAATTCGCATTCAATCGAGCCGGATGTTGTTGGCTTACGGCTTTTTGCGCCGAGTTTTCGAAGTATTTGAACGTTATAAAACGCCTATCGATATGATTACAACATCGGAGGTTGCAGTTTCGTTAACAATTGATGAGGTTGGAAATTTGCCACAAATTATCGAGGAGCTTGAAAGTTTTGGCAAGGTAGAGGTTGATACCAACCACAGTATTGTTTGTGTAGTTGGCGATTTCGGTTCGGAAAAGCATGGTTTTGCAAGCCGCGTTTTAGAAGGATTAAAGCACATTCCGATTCGAATGATTTCTTACGGTGGAAGCAACTACAATGTTTCGTTATTGATCTTGAGCGAGTATAAAACGGAGGCTTTACGAAGCTTGCACAATAGATTGTTTGAATAA
- a CDS encoding 2-oxoisovalerate dehydrogenase: protein MNEVFFLVEESLEGGYVARALGESIFTEADNMDDLKINIKEAVLCHFDEDKMPKIIRIHSVKEELLTV from the coding sequence ATGAATGAGGTATTTTTTTTAGTGGAAGAAAGTTTGGAGGGCGGTTATGTAGCCAGGGCCCTTGGCGAATCTATTTTTACTGAGGCGGATAATATGGATGATTTGAAAATTAACATCAAAGAAGCCGTTCTTTGTCATTTTGACGAAGATAAAATGCCGAAGATTATCCGCATTCATTCTGTTAAAGAGGAACTATTAACCGTATAA
- a CDS encoding type II toxin-antitoxin system HicA family toxin, whose amino-acid sequence MKAPRDLSATDLIKVLKRFGYEITRQKGSHIRLSLVVGETTHHVTIPNHNPLRLGTLMSIINDVSDFLKVPKTDILK is encoded by the coding sequence ATGAAGGCACCTCGTGATTTATCAGCGACGGATCTAATTAAGGTTTTAAAAAGATTTGGTTATGAAATTACAAGGCAAAAAGGCAGTCATATCCGGTTATCACTCGTGGTTGGAGAAACAACTCACCATGTCACAATTCCGAATCACAATCCTTTGCGGTTGGGAACACTAATGTCAATTATTAATGATGTGAGTGACTTTTTAAAAGTTCCCAAAACCGATATCTTAAAGTAA
- the lysA gene encoding diaminopimelate decarboxylase, producing the protein MFADKDISKFSNIETPFYYYDTDLLQKTLSTCAQAAAPYQFHIHYALKANFNSVLLNQIKEIGFGADCVSAGEVRRAVEVGFDHKKIVFAGVGKSDKEINEALDLDIFCFNVESIQELEVLNELAAAKGKTAQVAIRINPNVDAHTHHNITTGLDENKFGINSWDLPECADTLKQAQNLKFVGIHFHIGSQITNLDVYKNLCVRVNEFCTWFEDRGFVVEVLNVGGGLGIDYYNPDNQIPDFESYFKIFDEFLDVKPNQEVHFELGRALVGQSASLITRALYIKNGKKKNFVVLDAGMTELMRPALYQAYHKIENLSRKSEVGSFAPATIKYDIVGPICESTDCFGKEVEQPESFRGDIFAIRSAGAYGEVMASKYNLRDAIRSVYSNEL; encoded by the coding sequence ATGTTCGCCGATAAAGATATATCAAAGTTTAGCAATATAGAAACGCCTTTTTATTATTACGATACCGATTTGTTGCAAAAAACGCTGAGCACTTGTGCACAGGCAGCAGCGCCTTATCAATTTCACATCCATTATGCGTTGAAGGCAAACTTCAATTCGGTATTGTTGAACCAGATTAAGGAGATTGGCTTCGGAGCGGATTGTGTAAGCGCCGGAGAGGTGAGAAGGGCCGTAGAAGTTGGTTTTGATCATAAAAAAATTGTGTTTGCCGGGGTGGGTAAATCAGACAAAGAAATAAACGAAGCGCTCGATCTGGATATATTTTGCTTCAACGTGGAGTCGATTCAAGAATTGGAAGTCCTTAACGAGCTGGCCGCAGCTAAAGGCAAAACCGCACAGGTGGCCATCCGTATCAATCCGAACGTTGATGCCCACACGCACCACAACATTACCACGGGGCTGGATGAAAATAAATTCGGTATCAATTCATGGGACTTGCCAGAATGTGCCGATACCTTAAAACAGGCCCAAAACCTAAAGTTTGTTGGAATCCACTTTCATATTGGCTCTCAAATTACCAACCTCGATGTGTATAAAAACCTTTGCGTAAGGGTAAACGAGTTTTGCACCTGGTTTGAAGATCGCGGTTTTGTGGTCGAAGTTTTAAATGTAGGCGGTGGCCTGGGCATTGATTATTACAATCCTGATAACCAGATTCCAGATTTTGAGTCTTATTTTAAAATCTTTGACGAGTTTTTAGACGTTAAGCCAAACCAGGAAGTTCATTTTGAATTGGGGAGAGCGCTTGTTGGACAATCGGCCTCGTTAATTACACGGGCCTTGTACATCAAAAACGGTAAGAAAAAGAACTTTGTTGTTTTGGATGCCGGAATGACCGAATTAATGCGCCCAGCTTTGTACCAGGCATATCATAAAATCGAGAATTTAAGTCGGAAATCCGAAGTCGGAAGTTTTGCGCCTGCGACGATCAAATACGATATTGTTGGGCCGATTTGCGAAAGTACGGATTGCTTTGGTAAGGAAGTAGAACAGCCGGAATCGTTCAGGGGCGATATTTTTGCCATTCGCAGCGCTGGCGCCTATGGCGAGGTGATGGCATCAAAATATAATCTCAGGGATGCGATAAGATCGGTTTATAGTAACGAATTGTAG
- a CDS encoding helix-turn-helix domain-containing protein: MSRKIKYSLELKLLLVKQAIKGEGSVRAIAKENQLDHTILDRWVSFYKVYGIEGLRLPARQYDGEFKLKAIQTLRAGGLSLYQACIRFKIPSVSMLSNWQKKYESHGAESLFKSCRGKPKSMNKSDKIPKQGTANAREQELENKYLRAENEYLKKLYALIQKEELEKRKKR; this comes from the coding sequence ATGAGTAGAAAAATTAAATACAGTTTAGAGTTAAAACTGTTATTGGTAAAACAGGCCATCAAAGGAGAAGGCTCTGTGCGTGCGATAGCTAAAGAAAACCAACTTGACCACACCATTCTGGATCGATGGGTAAGTTTTTACAAAGTCTATGGGATAGAGGGGCTACGGCTTCCTGCTCGCCAATATGATGGTGAGTTTAAGTTAAAGGCAATACAGACATTAAGAGCGGGAGGCTTATCTTTGTACCAAGCCTGCATCCGGTTCAAGATTCCTTCAGTCAGTATGCTTAGCAACTGGCAGAAAAAATATGAAAGCCATGGTGCAGAATCACTTTTCAAATCATGTCGAGGAAAGCCAAAATCTATGAATAAATCTGATAAAATCCCAAAACAAGGTACTGCCAATGCGCGGGAGCAGGAACTGGAAAACAAATATTTACGTGCGGAAAATGAATACCTAAAAAAGTTGTACGCCTTAATTCAGAAGGAAGAATTAGAGAAAAGGAAAAAGCGCTGA
- a CDS encoding IS3 family transposase, with protein MHELRREYDLKDLLQSADMPRSTFYYYLKQEKTTDKYAQIKTQIRKIYERHKGRFGYRRIVYALRNLGFHINRRTVLRSMKVLGLKSVIRAKKYRSYRGQFGKAPDNILQHNFKAKCPSEKWATDVTEFKVGSQKVYLSPVIDLFNGEIISYELAGSPNFKQVTDMLKKAFKRVPGKRTNLIIHSDQGWQYQMKAYQDLLRKKAVVQSMSRKGNCLDNAVIENFFGTIKSELFYLKKYQSIEELKKDIKSYITYYNHDRIRINLEGTSPVKYRTHRFKN; from the coding sequence ATCCATGAATTAAGGCGGGAATACGACTTAAAGGATTTACTTCAATCGGCAGATATGCCCCGAAGTACATTCTACTATTATCTTAAACAGGAGAAAACAACAGATAAATATGCACAGATCAAAACGCAGATCAGGAAAATATATGAGCGGCATAAGGGCCGGTTTGGCTACAGAAGGATAGTGTATGCTTTGAGAAATCTAGGGTTTCACATCAATCGTAGAACAGTTTTGAGGTCGATGAAAGTTCTGGGGCTGAAAAGTGTGATTAGGGCAAAAAAATACAGATCCTACAGGGGGCAGTTTGGAAAGGCGCCAGACAATATATTACAACATAATTTTAAGGCAAAATGCCCCTCTGAAAAATGGGCAACAGATGTTACAGAATTTAAGGTAGGCTCACAGAAGGTATACCTATCGCCGGTAATCGATCTGTTCAATGGAGAAATAATAAGTTACGAATTAGCGGGAAGTCCCAATTTCAAGCAGGTGACAGATATGCTCAAAAAAGCATTTAAAAGGGTGCCTGGAAAACGGACGAACCTAATCATACATTCGGATCAGGGGTGGCAGTATCAGATGAAAGCATATCAGGATTTATTGAGAAAAAAGGCCGTTGTACAGAGCATGTCGAGAAAAGGCAACTGTTTAGATAATGCAGTAATCGAAAACTTCTTTGGAACTATAAAATCTGAACTTTTTTATTTGAAAAAGTACCAAAGCATAGAAGAACTAAAAAAAGATATTAAATCTTACATTACTTATTATAATCACGACAGAATCAGGATTAACCTAGAAGGAACGAGTCCGGTAAAATACCGAACTCATAGGTTTAAAAATTAA
- a CDS encoding DUF763 domain-containing protein: protein MKRSGSADLPLHYGHVPPWLAQRMAKLGLAIVESILVEYGKSEVIRRLSSPFWFQSLGAVMGMDWHSSGITTSVMGALKKSINPLSRELGIYICGGKGKFSRETPNELLRIADKTGLNGNELVRASKLSAKVDNTAVQDGFQLYLHSFILNSDGDWAVVQQGMSDASSTARRYHWHSENLKSFIEEPHSGVCGINQGQILNLTASAANTTRQTMMAITQESPVRMMAEVQKLVMPSHHDVKAKDVDLKRLGSILWLAQEKQPADFEELLLLQGMGPRTLQSMALVSEVIYGTPSRFSDPARYSFAHGGKDGHPFPVPVNVFDETISVLQKAVESAKIGHSDKQQAIKSLHQIAKNAEKDFIPNMDFDKVIARERTDSWKYGGRTVFGKEKPPGDQLRLF from the coding sequence TTGAAAAGATCAGGAAGTGCGGATTTACCTTTACATTATGGCCATGTTCCGCCGTGGTTGGCGCAGCGCATGGCCAAACTCGGGCTGGCTATTGTGGAATCTATATTGGTAGAATATGGTAAAAGTGAAGTGATTCGTCGGCTCAGCAGTCCATTTTGGTTCCAGAGTTTAGGTGCCGTAATGGGCATGGATTGGCATTCGTCGGGCATAACCACTTCCGTAATGGGCGCATTGAAGAAGTCAATTAACCCGCTCTCACGGGAATTGGGGATTTATATCTGCGGTGGCAAAGGAAAATTTAGCCGCGAAACGCCAAACGAATTGTTAAGAATAGCCGATAAAACCGGCCTCAATGGGAATGAACTGGTTCGGGCCAGTAAATTAAGTGCCAAGGTTGACAATACTGCGGTTCAAGACGGGTTTCAACTATATCTGCACAGTTTTATCTTAAACAGCGATGGCGATTGGGCAGTGGTTCAGCAAGGAATGAGCGATGCCAGTTCAACGGCAAGGCGCTACCATTGGCATTCGGAAAATCTGAAATCGTTTATTGAGGAGCCTCATTCGGGCGTTTGTGGAATAAATCAAGGTCAAATTCTCAATCTAACTGCCAGCGCGGCAAATACCACAAGGCAAACCATGATGGCGATTACCCAAGAGTCGCCCGTGCGCATGATGGCCGAAGTTCAAAAACTGGTAATGCCCAGCCACCACGACGTGAAAGCAAAAGATGTTGACTTGAAGCGTTTGGGAAGCATTTTATGGTTGGCGCAAGAAAAGCAACCAGCAGACTTTGAAGAATTGTTGTTGTTACAGGGAATGGGGCCGAGAACTCTACAGTCGATGGCTTTGGTAAGCGAGGTGATTTATGGCACGCCATCGAGGTTTTCCGATCCTGCGAGGTACTCGTTTGCCCACGGAGGTAAAGATGGGCACCCGTTTCCGGTGCCTGTAAACGTTTTTGATGAAACCATAAGCGTGCTACAAAAGGCAGTAGAAAGTGCGAAAATTGGCCACAGCGATAAGCAGCAAGCGATTAAATCGCTTCATCAGATTGCCAAAAATGCGGAAAAGGATTTTATACCGAATATGGATTTTGATAAAGTAATAGCCCGCGAACGAACCGACAGCTGGAAATACGGCGGCCGGACGGTGTTTGGTAAGGAGAAACCACCAGGCGATCAGTTGCGGCTGTTTTAA
- a CDS encoding metallophosphoesterase has product MRKLLQRLLSKWVIKMSNKFGSRPNRDRIHDALIKLFAEINGEKSKRGITLNITRNDKIVVFSDQHKGARDFADDFSLAEKNYLAALKHYNSNNFHYINLGDSEELWENLVESVIRHNKQSFEAEKMFIARKAFTKIFGNHDLYWDNDPLASFNLKRIYGESVRIYEGAILKLALDNQNLNIFLTHGHQGDSASDGNWFSKWFVSTIWAPLQSYLQINPNTPAYDNELKTAHNELMYSWQAQRKNTILITGHTHQPVFASLTHLERIYMRLQAAVTANDEVEVEKLNAELKIRVRAGALAPEFKAYEPGYFNSGCCCFNDGDITGIEIEDGFIRLIKWSFQKTGSPARFLLEEMRLEELTEPT; this is encoded by the coding sequence ATGCGTAAACTTTTACAACGGTTATTGAGTAAATGGGTAATTAAAATGTCGAACAAGTTTGGTTCAAGGCCAAACCGCGACCGTATTCACGATGCTTTAATCAAGCTGTTCGCCGAAATCAATGGCGAAAAAAGTAAACGGGGAATTACCCTCAATATCACCAGGAACGATAAGATTGTGGTTTTTTCGGACCAGCACAAGGGTGCGCGAGACTTTGCAGACGATTTCTCATTGGCTGAAAAAAATTATCTAGCGGCTTTAAAGCACTATAATTCGAATAACTTCCATTATATAAACTTAGGCGACAGCGAAGAGTTATGGGAAAATTTGGTAGAATCGGTAATCAGGCACAATAAGCAGAGCTTCGAGGCCGAAAAAATGTTTATTGCTCGGAAGGCTTTTACAAAAATATTCGGAAACCACGACCTTTATTGGGATAACGATCCACTGGCAAGCTTCAACCTAAAGCGGATATACGGCGAAAGCGTTCGCATTTATGAGGGTGCAATTTTAAAGCTTGCGCTCGACAACCAAAATTTAAATATCTTTTTAACGCATGGCCATCAAGGCGATTCTGCAAGCGACGGCAACTGGTTTAGTAAGTGGTTTGTAAGTACAATTTGGGCGCCACTGCAATCTTATTTGCAGATTAACCCAAATACTCCCGCTTACGATAACGAGTTAAAAACCGCCCATAATGAATTGATGTACAGCTGGCAGGCGCAACGGAAAAACACCATCTTAATTACGGGGCACACGCATCAACCCGTATTTGCTTCGCTTACTCACCTCGAAAGAATTTACATGCGGCTACAGGCTGCCGTTACGGCCAATGATGAAGTTGAAGTTGAAAAATTAAATGCTGAGTTAAAGATCAGAGTGAGAGCAGGCGCTTTAGCTCCCGAATTTAAAGCGTACGAGCCCGGTTATTTCAACAGCGGCTGCTGTTGCTTTAACGATGGCGATATTACCGGAATCGAAATTGAAGATGGCTTTATCCGACTTATTAAATGGTCATTCCAAAAAACAGGATCGCCCGCCCGGTTTTTATTAGAAGAAATGCGATTAGAGGAACTTACGGAGCCTACTTAA
- a CDS encoding GAF domain-containing sensor histidine kinase produces MTHIHPTSAETRLRNGNAYEILSLNPDLAFDNICKLAAGIFEVDNACISFVGDEVFTISRLGDRILADEFLKGAVEVLETEEVFLANNNEVSAPTFCLSVPIKTLDDKLIGVISVYSDTEALVTDKKVNMLKSLSVIITDKLATRTAIRNTMRAQDDRLHVLIHDLKNPMTTISLQAELMSRMQNIDEKAATIAKKINVQSKTIVDQLNNILSSARRENGSFKPQKEKIDLSSILRSAMQSIEFDSVKKNKALQFDDNEELIIYGDKEKLSTVFYQLLQNANKFSQPNGVIEISHQKAENTITIAIKDSGVGLSAEDLDRLFVKFAPLSSKSTAKELSNGLGLTLAKMYVDVHKGKIWAESAGQNEGTTFFVELPIK; encoded by the coding sequence ATGACCCATATTCACCCGACATCCGCAGAAACACGCTTAAGAAATGGCAACGCCTACGAAATTTTAAGTCTCAACCCCGATCTCGCTTTTGACAATATTTGTAAACTGGCCGCTGGAATTTTTGAAGTTGACAATGCCTGTATTAGTTTCGTTGGTGATGAGGTTTTCACTATCTCCCGCTTAGGCGATCGCATTTTGGCTGATGAATTTTTAAAAGGTGCAGTGGAGGTGCTCGAAACAGAGGAAGTATTTTTAGCAAATAATAACGAAGTATCAGCGCCAACATTCTGCTTATCTGTACCAATTAAAACATTGGATGATAAACTTATTGGAGTGATAAGTGTTTATTCAGATACAGAGGCGTTAGTGACTGATAAAAAGGTAAATATGTTGAAAAGTTTATCGGTTATTATAACTGATAAACTAGCGACGCGAACAGCCATACGAAATACAATGAGGGCGCAGGACGATCGCTTACATGTGCTTATTCACGACCTTAAAAACCCAATGACAACGATTTCATTGCAGGCTGAGTTGATGAGCAGAATGCAAAATATTGACGAAAAAGCTGCGACGATTGCTAAAAAAATCAACGTGCAATCGAAAACAATCGTCGATCAGCTGAACAATATCCTCAGTTCTGCCCGAAGAGAAAACGGCTCGTTTAAACCACAAAAGGAAAAAATCGACTTAAGTTCAATTTTACGTTCGGCTATGCAGTCAATTGAATTTGATTCTGTTAAAAAAAACAAAGCACTTCAGTTTGATGATAATGAGGAGCTGATAATTTATGGCGACAAAGAAAAACTGTCGACTGTTTTTTATCAGCTTTTACAAAATGCAAACAAGTTCTCGCAACCCAATGGAGTGATTGAAATATCCCATCAAAAAGCTGAAAATACAATTACCATAGCCATTAAAGATAGCGGAGTTGGTCTTTCAGCGGAAGATCTCGATCGCTTGTTTGTTAAGTTTGCTCCGCTCAGTAGCAAGTCTACCGCCAAAGAATTGTCGAACGGGCTAGGCTTAACGCTGGCAAAAATGTACGTTGATGTACATAAAGGAAAGATTTGGGCAGAAAGTGCGGGACAAAATGAAGGGACCACGTTTTTCGTTGAATTACCGATTAAGTAG